In Theileria equi strain WA chromosome 3, complete sequence, the genomic window ataaaaagtttTCAACAGATGATATCTGGAATCGAAAAATTGTTGTTGATACAACGTATTTTGATGCGCCATCCTTGGATATTCAATTTCCTGGTCTGGAATGTCTTGCTGCACAGAAAAATAATGGCAAAACGGACAAGCTACGCGTATTTTTGGAATCATTAGACAAGAATGAGCTGAAAGTTATGATGATGTTACTACATATAGAAATACCTGAGGAATCAGATGATGTCAATCTTCCGGATGAATACAGTGATCTTGATTGTTTtaataaatatgaaaatgataGTTGTTCTGAAGACGATATGCCTATTCAATCTCCATCGTTTTATTTGAAAAAAATTAGAGATGGAAAATTGGATGGCAACCAAGTATACGAAATGTTTGGTTACTGTCTTCCTCCTAACCCTTGGTCCCTTGACTATATTCGTGAATTTTTAGTGTTCTTTTTGTCCAATAAAAATGCTACGATTACTGATATTTTGGAACAGTTGTACTACTTTATCACCGTAGCTGCACTTCAAATATTCAACAAATATATAATTTCTCTAATTAGGACGAGGTATTTGGAATTTGTTAAGGAATTTTCCGATGAAACAAGGAGAAAGATTgattttttaaattctttgaaatccaaatattttgagagCTTTTTTGAATCTGGCGGCTTTCCAATAGATACGATGGAACATATACCGTGGATggattttgaaaagaataGAGATGATTTCAAAAGATTCAATGGttataaaggagatgaaAACGCAAAAAGAACCTTGTATAACAcacaagaatctggaagGTTAAGTTCTAGATTGTCTGAAGTCATATCATTCGTTTCTACCATGCAAAATGCACATGATAATATTGTTTCGGCATTTACCGAAGAGATACCAACCAAAGAAGGATCCTTTGGGGATAAAATAGATGTAGATTCCTTCCTAGTTAGGCAAATACAAAGACTTATGGAAGTAAGAGAACTACATACAACTCCACCTAACAAGTACAAGGACATTTTGATTGCCATAAATGATATAGTAAATAAGAAATTTTCTGCAGAACGTACACGAGATTACATTTTTAAGTCTAAATATGGATATGGTGAAATAGAGGGAGTTGTTAGCGAAACTGCACAATTTAAGTCATCCGTAACAAGTAGTATTCAACCATATAAATTCACCGACTTTGTAAAAAGGCTGAACTTCTGGCTCTACCGTAATCATTCAAATGTTGCATTCTTTGAAACAATTAGATTTCACATGCCAAAATCTTGGCATATTTTAGACCTCATTAGTACTGATGTAGTTAACTTTATTTCGCAAGATGATAGTACTGAAAATGCAGACTTTTTTAAAGATATACACTTCTTGTTTGATGTAGTTGTTAAAGATTTATCCAAGCATGGGTATCTGCCTGAAAACCACACGTATGATTATGCgtatttgaaaaatattctgGAGGATTGTTTGAATTTCTTCATGGACATTGCCTTTTGGGCTATACACAGTATATATCCTATGCCAAATGAATTGTCTACTAAAATAACATATGGTAACCTTCATAGTAGTCAAGTGCGATTCCAGATGTTATTCGATGCTCTAGAACTTAACAAAGTCTGTAATAGAAGGAGAAATAGGGAAATATGGCTGATGTTGTTCAACGAAGTTTACAAAAAACAGTTGGATTTAAACCGTACTTGTAATATGAATGTAACTCCACCCATTATTTCAAACTATAGCTTCGTAAAAATGGATACATTCCTAGAGGAATTGAACTGGGATCTCTTAAAATCTGTACATTATAGAAATTGCCCAACTTGTGGGCTAAGACCGTCAAATCCACTGATCTGCCTGTTGTGCGGGTCCATTATTTGTTCAAACACCGAATGTTGTCATCCAATTCAAGAATCTTTTACATCCAGATTTTATGCGGAACTGGATCAAGATGGAATCGACTTCAAGGACAGTGATATAATTAACGttaatgatgaagaagtgCTGGCACACTCAGCAATATGTGGAGGAGGACAAGGGGTATACGTTTCTCCGTACCACTGCTGTACACTATACATTGATGACAACAGAAAGGGTATCATCCCATCAATATACACAGACGATTACGGAAATAGTGATCTGCATGGGAAAGTATACGGAAAGGTCTATCTATCCAAAACTCGACTGGAAAATATTACAAATACCATTTGCTCTGGGAGACTAGCGAATGAGCTCATAACTCACAGACGGCGATTATTTAGTCATTTGAACTAATGTTCaatttaaatttataaataatcTTTGTCACAAACCAATACTATAATGGCATTATTTAAAAACTACCACTTGAAATTTAAATCAACTTTTGTCTCTTTGCATCTACGAGGTTGTCTATGCATCCTAGTACTCACCTGTATTCTGACCTCCCTTTGTATGATCcaaaatctgtaaatgCATTAAGTGGCGAAAAAGAACAAACCTCATCCTCTACAGAGCCAAACAGGTCTGGTCTGCTAGCCACAAAGTTTGACAGGTTCCCTTCGATATCTGCAAATCTTGTATAGACTGTATCGCGACATACCTTCTGTAGGAGCGAATGCAGACTCCATAGCTGCCCTTTCCATGAACTTGTCCTTTTGTTGCCTGAATAATGTATGATGAGAGATGGGTAAACATACTTCCACTTTGGATCCAATAGGAGAATACGAAGATGCTCGGACATTTCTGAAGCGGGAACCATTTGACCGGTAATTGGACATTTTTGCATTTGCGACCCCGAAGACTTTTTGGTCCTCACATACgatttcttgacctttATGGTCTCATCACCATCTTGTACGATTCTAGTCTCCTCACGGTTAGATCTTTTAGCAGGTGGGACgtctgaaaagtttgataCGTCAGACTTTCTCAAGTCATCGTCAAATGGTATGGTACACTCTGCAACATCCACATCGTCAACAGTGACAATTGGTGGTGGCGGCACCTCCTCCTTTGTAGTCTTGGGGGTAAAGAGCGATTTAAAGGTAAGCTTAGCCAGGGCCTCTGGCTGTGAGAAATCAATGGGCACCGGCAAATCGTCTTTAAACTGCACAATTTGTATAGACGATGAGAGTGTAAAACTTACATCACTAAAGTTGATGGTCTCTGCGATAAAGAAAGAATACCAATCAATTGACTGCATCTCTGctctctcttcctcctttcTCCTGGCCTCTGCCTCAATCTTGGCGGCCTCTTGAGCGTCCCAGTCTGCACGTCTTTGGCAGATTCTCAAGTACTTTATTCTATCTTTGGCAATAGTCTTTAGCCGTTCAATCTGAGGTCCTGGAGGGAGCAAACACTTTGTATATGCATCCGTAAGGTTGCTAAAGTAGCCAAACAGATGATGCGATGGGTTCAGAAAGTCGAATTGAGGGTTACTCCTCTCACGCTTTGTCAGCTCTACCAGAaacttttgtccattccTAGCAACAAAGAGGGCAGTGTGCTTTATAATGTCCCTGAATATGCCATGATTGGTGCGTGAGGAATTGTAGAAGGAAAGAGCAAGAAAACGAACATGTCCAGAGAAGTAATGTACGGCTGTTCAAATGTGAAGACGTCACTTTCAGGTCTCTCCAGGGCCTCTGAGGACGACCCAAAGTCTGATAGTGCCAGCAGCTGTTCCTTCTGCTTATTCTTGAGCTCGAGCTTCTTGCGCTTATCGAGAATGGCCTGAGGAATCGAAGGGACAAGATCAACAACTAAATGGCAAATGTAAGAGTAGGAGTCAGACTTACCCTTGTTCCCCTGTAGTTCCGACAGTTTTAGCCTGTAGTAGGTATAGTAGGCGTTGCCTGGCTCCAGAAAGGAGAACTTGGAGCTCGAAGCCCCTGATCCATCGTACTGTTCGAGGCGAATCTTTTGCTCAAACTGCtctccattcttggcaACAAACTGCGCAGTTTTGTCAATCACAGTTCTGACGTAAGAAGGAGGATAAATGACTTCACTCGCAATCGAAGCCATAGTCGCCGCCAGCTACACACGTAAACATGGAATCCACACCTAGAACGCTCCCTACAGATGCGAGCAGTAGGAATCTATAaataatgtacaagaaGAGAAAAGGAAACAAATAAATAGGCCGTCGGCACCCAAAGGTGTTCCCGGGCGGTCCCCCACCCCAGTACTATCCGGGCCTAGCGCAACTTGACTTCGGAGTTCGGATGGGATCCGGTATATTATACGCAGTATGGCCGACGGCAACAGCCCTCCTCTTTGCTTCCTCAAGTGTTCTACAAACTATAGAGAGAGAGTATTATTCTTGAAATCAACAATAATGAGACCATTCCATCTGTTTCCAATCATGGTCAGTCAACTATTGTGACTAGACAAGGTGACAGATGATCCCTATCGTGAATAAGTGGCGGGATAATCATGAAGTTGGTAGAGGAAGATGGATCTTCTAAACGTCTAAGCAAGGTATTTAATGGCTGTATTATAGATATACAATAGTAGACTAGTGTCGTTCTAGTGTGTGCTACCCGAAAAGTCCATGAAAGGGGTTCTTACAAAGCTACCATACTACGTGAGGGTTTTAAAGAGTCACCTAATGTTCGTTATCTCTCCACTAATGTCCCAAGGAAGTTGCCATATATTAGTATATCTGATAGGAAGTAGAATGTGCTCCATAAGAAGATATTTGGAACGATCAAGTAGTAACTAAAGATCTACTTTATTCATTTCCCAATTATGGAGTTATATAGAGCAGGTTTATATACATGTAGGTTAGTATTCACATTAGAAAGGTCTTTAGGAAGTTTGTAAACGATGTAATTGTGGACATTAAGACGAGAAAATAAATGACGGAGCCATTTTCTGTGCTGGAAGTAGCTTTACTATATCATCATTTCTCCGCATGCTCCTTAGATCCCTCATCCATGACGAAGGATCTTTTTCACAAAGCATTAACGCAGATTATTGGCACAAATGAATTGTGTCTATTCACTGTCTACACAAGAAATTATGAGTGTCAGCAAATGATATAATCCCCAGATCAACTTGTATGCATTATGGTACATATATTAGTTATAAAATACTACTTGTCATGCATGCACTATGTACATTCTTTCTGTACAACTTAAAACTTAGAAGATGGATGTCACCGCTCTATTTTGCCTCTAAAGACATCTGTGATAGCATGACCATAGGTCCCTCTTCAGATAGTTGTAGTATTTTAATAGACACTTGGGTGTACCAGTTAATATGTAGTTAGTATTGCAGTTTAAGGATAACATCTTGTTTAATATGTTCGTTATTTCCATGGTGTAACAGGGGATACAGATACCGCCTGCACACTTTTTGTTTTCTAATTCTTTTGCTTTTAATATGGATTTCGAAAGACTGGAGTACTACAAGCATGAACTCTTCATTGTTGGTGGAATAAATGTTAGATAATCTGCATGTGGTGAGTTTTAACGATATATCTAATGGTCACAAATATTTACACGGTATATAATAACTAAGGGAGAAATGGTATTAGTTTTGGCAGTAGAGTATGGCTCATTCTTCATGAATATTATCTTGAATATGGAAACTACATCCTCCATGATCAGACTAATGGAGGTACCACCGAATCTGAGACTTTGCCAAAGGAATCTAGAATAAGACTTTAGCACagaaaagacaaagagCACGCACTACTCAACCTCACAACAAACAACAGAACATAGTAAAGTACAGACAATGACCcaacaagaacagaaacgactaacatgaaacaaaaacaaaccaacaaattaagaccaaccACTCAGTACCAAAGctagtatctccatagactcctaaatctgtcaagGTTTTCACGGACTGTCTCAGAATAGTCCGTCTAAAACGGTACATCTTTGTTTCGTGGTTACATCTGTTTTCTACCTGGTCTATCTTCTGATAGTTGGTACCTGTCATGCTTTTGGTATTTCTTAGAACATCCATCATAGTTGTCTGACCCAAGGGTCCCCTTTCAAGCGTTTGTACATCCAGTAAGTAAATCCGGTAAGACCACCAGTtccggcaagagtaccagaaGATGCTCCAAACgctgtccatagtacagaACCAGCAGCCGCTGTAATACCAGCTTCAGCACCAAGTTTTTCAGCTTTACCATCAGTAGAAGTGCCAGTTTGAGTAAGAGCAGAAGCAGTAGGCTCAGGACCTTGTTCTCTAGAAGCACCTACAAGTTGAACTTGAGCTTCAGAAATAGATTGAGTAGGACCACCTTTAGGATTAGTAGCTAGGTCAGATGTGCTACCATTGTCTCGTTGAGGAGGTTCGGAAGACTGGAGAGCACTTGGTGCTTGAAAAGATGTAGAGTTATCAGTGGTAAGAGGGGAAATATGTTGAACAGTTTTAGGATGAGATCCTTTAAACGAACCAGTAACTTCAGCAGGTTTTTCTTTACCAGGGGTTTTAGCTTCAGATTGGACATAAACAACAGTATCACCTTGAGTAGCTCCAGGACCACCAGGAGGAGCAGTACCTTTAAGAGCAGGAGTTTCAGTACCAGATTGGCTAGCTTGGAGAACAGGAGTGTCTTGTTGAGAAAGTTCAGGAGATGCAGGGTCGGCACCAGTTTCTTGAGATTTTTTAGGTTCTTTAACAAgaaccttttcatcctctttGGCACTTTCAGAATCATCTCCGTTAACTTTAGTTCTACCATCACCATTTCCACTATCAACACCACTAGAAGTAACAGGTTCAGATGTCTCTTCAGTACcctcatctttatcagCAGGTCCATCAGGACCTTTGGCACCCTTAGGTCCTTGAGATCCAGAATAATCAGGAGCAGCTAGTGAAAGTGAGGGTTCAATAGACTCTTTTCCTTCCTCAGTCTCATCTTTGTTCTTGTCTTTCCCATCTCCAATTTGGTCTTTTATTCCAAGCTTTTCACCAGTAGGTTGTGATCGTTGTTCTTGTAGTGGAGATTCTTTTTTAGTACCAAGTGAACTAGATTCACTATTTTTACCGGAAGGTCCAATATCACCAGCGGATTCTTTACCAGTCCTATCCTTAGGTTCAGGAGCAGGATTAGTTTGTCCACCTTGGGATGTTACAGATACAATATCATCAGTCTTAGTAACAATTTTTATGGTATCAGCAGTTAGTTGCAAAGTTCTTTCTACAACCTCATTAAGCatatcatttattttcaGTCCAAATTTTGTCGCTATACAAGGTATGTTTATTCCAAGACTTAGTAAACCATTGAGAAGATCGTCACTACCAGTACGTTGAGGATCTCCGGATACAAGAGCACCAGGTAGACTAGAACTAATAGAAGTAGAATTCATGGACTTATTAACCAGGTCAACAATTTCTGGTAGTGCAGATTTAATGACTGTATCGAGAGTGTTCCGCCAAAATCTACCAACCTCAGTTGATACACTTATTCCCAAATCTACTACATTATCTAAGCTATCATCATCAGATGGTTCctcctcatcttcttgTTGCAAGGATTCACTAATTGAACCTTTTGGGCAATCTTCCAAAGTAGTACAACCACGTCCAGATAGTACCTTCTTCAGCCGCATCCAGATATTGCAATCTATTCCATTTTCCAGATCTTTTGGTGCTAATCCCTTGAGTTGACTATTTAATCTTGTCCAAGATTTAGTATAGCCCTTACTACTCTTCCTATACCAGCCTGTAGCCTTAGGTTCTTTCTCAGCATCAACATATATAAGTGATGGATTTCCATTACAGTAGAAAGTGTAGACATCCACCGGACCAGTAATAGGTAGTAACATTTTCCTAGGTGCTATATGCTTTCTATTCTCTTTACCATGATTATGGAGATAGTACTTGATTGCAGAAAGTGTATAATTATCGTTGGTAATAGAGTGTTTGTAGAGTTTAGTAGATCTTCTGTGTTCAGCATGATGATTAACTAGTATTTCCTTCACAGATACTTTTCCCTGACGACATGTATTACAACAATACCAATTATCTTTTTTTGTTGTAGACTTCTCTAGGGATAGGTCAATGGTTACAGCGTCACGATAAAAACACGTGACTTCATCTAATTTATTATTGAGAGCTTCTTTGGGTTTTTGCTTACCAATTTCTTTACCACCATCATAAAAGTCCTTTGCATCTCCTTTATCACTATTCCATCCTCCTTTCTCACCTTTGCTCGCGTAAAATGTAGATGGTCCACCACTAACTCCAACAAGTTCAATCATAAGTGGAATTTTTGGACTCACCGGAGATGAGTAGAGTCTTACTCCAGCAAGTGCTCCATGAGGAATTGTTATTTCGCTAATCTTTTCCTTGTTATTTTCCACTCTAGAAATTCCAGTTTCTGGTCCACTAGTATCCCCAACAATTGAATAAGATGTAACGATATGTTCACTTCCTGGAAGAGGGGTAAAAGAGCTAAAGGTTATACCTTTACTCTTTGAAACACCTGATCCAAAGTTACGATACCTTGTGGGATTCTCAAGATCAAATGGAATAACTTTATTCCTTGCGCAATTCCTATCGTCCAGTCTATCCTGTAGTGATAATCCTCCAGAATATCCATGGTGTACCCAAATAGTCTCATCTTCACCTTTTAATTCTTGCTCACCATCTTCATACCTAGTGTAGTAATCCGGCTG contains:
- a CDS encoding hypothetical protein (encoded by transcript BEWA_008280A) — its product is MASIASEVIYPPSYVRTVIDKTAQFVAKNGEQFEQKIRLEQYDGSGASSSKFSFLEPGNAYYTYYRLKLSELQGNKVVDLVPSIPQAILDKRKKLELKNKQKEQLLALSDFGSSSEALERPESDVFTFEQPYITSLDMDIIKHTALFVARNGQKFLVELTKRERSNPQFDFLNPSHHLFGYFSNLTDAYTKCLLPPGPQIERLKTIAKDRIKYLRICQRRADWDAQEAAKIEAEARRKEEERAEMQSIDWYSFFIAETINFSDVSFTLSSSIQIVQFKDDLPVPIDFSQPEALAKLTFKSLFTPKTTKEEVPPPPIVTVDDVDVAECTIPFDDDLRKSDVSNFSDVPPAKRSNREETRIVQDGDETIKVKKSYVRTKKSSGSQMQKCPITGQMVPASEMSEHLRILLLDPKWKQQKDKFMERAAMESAFAPTEDIEGNLSNFVASRPDLFGSVEDEVCSFSPLNAFTDFGSYKGRSEYR
- a CDS encoding hypothetical protein (encoded by transcript BEWA_008290A) produces the protein MSVGVLTLNIKNKCQAGSCSCGKTPDKFGLKVSKETTIPNVAGFVRYTHELDDGNTFTLKGELHGNEKLGDASDIQDVIKVSVYYWDNDHGSSTAKPLILEFVKSSNTSQPDYYTRYEDGEQELKGEDETIWVHHGYSGGLSLQDRLDDRNCARNKVIPFDLENPTRYRNFGSGVSKSKGITFSSFTPLPGSEHIVTSYSIVGDTSGPETGISRVENNKEKISEITIPHGALAGVRLYSSPVSPKIPLMIELVGVSGGPSTFYASKGEKGGWNSDKGDAKDFYDGGKEIGKQKPKEALNNKLDEVTCFYRDAVTIDLSLEKSTTKKDNWYCCNTCRQGKVSVKEILVNHHAEHRRSTKLYKHSITNDNYTLSAIKYYLHNHGKENRKHIAPRKMLLPITGPVDVYTFYCNGNPSLIYVDAEKEPKATGWYRKSSKGYTKSWTRLNSQLKGLAPKDLENGIDCNIWMRLKKVLSGRGCTTLEDCPKGSISESLQQEDEEEPSDDDSLDNVVDLGISVSTEVGRFWRNTLDTVIKSALPEIVDLVNKSMNSTSISSSLPGALVSGDPQRTGSDDLLNGLLSLGINIPCIATKFGLKINDMLNEVVERTLQLTADTIKIVTKTDDIVSVTSQGGQTNPAPEPKDRTGKESAGDIGPSGKNSESSSLGTKKESPLQEQRSQPTGEKLGIKDQIGDGKDKNKDETEEGKESIEPSLSLAAPDYSGSQGPKGAKGPDGPADKDEGTEETSEPVTSSGVDSGNGDGRTKVNGDDSESAKEDEKVLVKEPKKSQETGADPASPELSQQDTPVLQASQSGTETPALKGTAPPGGPGATQGDTVVYVQSEAKTPGKEKPAEVTGSFKGSHPKTVQHISPLTTDNSTSFQAPSALQSSEPPQRDNGSTSDLATNPKGGPTQSISEAQVQLVGASREQGPEPTASALTQTGTSTDGKAEKLGAEAGITAAAGSVLWTAFGASSGTLAGTGGLTGFTYWMYKRLKGDPWVRQL